Proteins encoded by one window of Simiduia curdlanivorans:
- a CDS encoding AraC family transcriptional regulator yields the protein MFTVNDKVIRPILARELYGLIAARHDQPDMFLAGTGLFAHDLQNSQRLIAPSQLFRLVRQSRSLGAEDLPLQLGSRLLYSDEPLAKALLQTPNVYQGLRLLARYQALWAPQVLIRPAHSQQHIHLDFYCPLGRVDLARFFLLAASSFVYGWISEHKKIHLHWQLPLSETCSYAIFDQSIQSPSPLWRLNLPMADVITTKGSKAEPWLEECKGLLASLPRQHSLLMLAQRFLKPRPQATLNDLAKHLRISAATLKRRLKVEGTSFQQLQDSLRGQQALCLLTDQGWSNQKLADYFQISDVNNFRRAFKRWTGITPSDVKPA from the coding sequence ATGTTTACCGTCAACGACAAGGTAATACGCCCAATTCTGGCACGCGAGCTTTATGGATTAATTGCGGCGCGGCACGATCAGCCCGACATGTTTCTAGCGGGCACGGGATTGTTCGCGCACGACCTTCAAAATAGCCAGCGCCTTATTGCACCATCACAGTTATTTCGCCTAGTGCGGCAATCCCGCTCGCTCGGCGCCGAGGATCTGCCGCTACAACTCGGTAGCCGGCTACTCTATAGCGATGAACCCCTAGCCAAGGCGCTGCTGCAAACGCCAAATGTATACCAAGGGCTTAGATTGCTGGCGCGCTATCAAGCCCTGTGGGCACCACAGGTATTAATTCGGCCAGCCCATTCACAGCAACACATTCATCTTGATTTTTACTGCCCCTTGGGCCGGGTAGATCTCGCGCGTTTCTTTTTACTCGCGGCCAGTAGCTTCGTGTACGGCTGGATCAGCGAGCATAAAAAAATACACCTGCATTGGCAGTTGCCCTTAAGCGAGACCTGCAGTTACGCAATATTTGATCAGTCGATACAAAGCCCGTCGCCGCTTTGGCGCTTGAACTTGCCAATGGCTGACGTTATTACCACGAAAGGCTCTAAGGCTGAACCTTGGCTAGAAGAATGCAAAGGCTTGCTGGCGTCACTGCCCAGGCAACACAGTTTATTGATGTTAGCGCAGCGTTTTTTAAAGCCGCGGCCTCAAGCAACACTTAACGACCTAGCTAAACATTTAAGGATAAGTGCGGCAACGTTGAAGCGCCGGTTAAAAGTGGAAGGCACTAGCTTTCAGCAGCTACAAGATAGCCTTCGCGGTCAACAAGCACTTTGCCTCTTGACCGACCAGGGCTGGAGCAACCAAAAACTGGCCGATTATTTTCAAATTAGCGACGTAAATAACTTTCGCCGCGCTTTCAAACGCTGGACCGGCATAACACCCAGTGACGTGAAACCGGCTTAA
- a CDS encoding DEAD/DEAH box helicase, with amino-acid sequence MAPTRELAKQLLAETKLILKFTKLRVGIISGGDDYKFQAAQLRKDPEIIIATPGRLLEHFNRNLPAMDKLRVLILDEADRMLDMGFHDDMVAITNKLTKARNTWLFSATLSHAGVGTLAGELTNKPEKISLSTGRQTQANIHQQVVLSDGQNHKQKTITQLLRTVPYEQALVFTNTRVQVDHLCQFLRAQEIKTGAIHGDMAQEDRNKVMELMRKGHVKVLVATDVAARGLDIGGIELVINFDMARNGDDYTHRIGRTGRAGAEGHAISFITPQEWNLKAGVERYLGTNFEIITIPGFESRYKGPEKVKSSGKAAGPKKVDRKASQERAAKKKDKDNKVKVRDRDQKNIGKRRAPAKGPDLGDGFAPPTIAKKRPPLKDSEDA; translated from the coding sequence TTGGCACCAACGCGCGAACTGGCTAAGCAACTGCTGGCCGAAACCAAGCTGATTCTCAAGTTCACCAAATTGCGCGTGGGCATTATCAGCGGCGGTGACGATTACAAATTCCAAGCCGCACAATTGCGCAAAGACCCAGAAATTATCATCGCCACCCCCGGCCGCTTGCTCGAGCACTTCAACCGCAATTTACCGGCCATGGACAAACTGCGCGTGCTGATTTTGGATGAAGCAGACCGCATGCTCGACATGGGCTTCCACGACGACATGGTGGCCATTACCAATAAGCTCACTAAGGCACGCAACACCTGGTTGTTCTCCGCCACCCTGTCGCACGCCGGCGTAGGCACGCTGGCGGGCGAGCTGACCAATAAGCCGGAAAAAATTAGCCTGTCTACCGGCCGCCAAACCCAAGCCAATATCCACCAGCAAGTGGTATTGAGCGACGGCCAAAATCACAAACAAAAAACCATCACTCAATTGCTGCGCACAGTGCCCTACGAGCAGGCGCTGGTGTTCACCAACACCCGGGTTCAAGTGGATCACCTGTGTCAATTTTTGCGCGCCCAAGAAATTAAAACCGGCGCCATCCACGGCGACATGGCGCAGGAAGATCGCAACAAGGTGATGGAGCTCATGCGCAAGGGCCACGTAAAAGTCTTGGTGGCCACCGATGTTGCCGCGCGCGGTTTAGACATTGGCGGCATCGAACTGGTGATTAATTTCGACATGGCGCGCAACGGCGACGACTACACCCACCGCATCGGCCGCACCGGTCGCGCCGGTGCCGAGGGCCATGCCATTAGCTTTATTACGCCGCAAGAGTGGAACCTCAAAGCCGGGGTTGAACGCTACTTAGGCACCAACTTCGAGATCATCACCATTCCCGGTTTCGAGTCGCGCTATAAGGGCCCAGAAAAAGTGAAGTCCTCGGGCAAGGCGGCGGGCCCGAAGAAGGTTGATCGCAAGGCCTCGCAAGAGCGCGCCGCGAAGAAAAAAGACAAAGACAATAAAGTGAAAGTACGCGATCGCGATCAGAAAAATATCGGCAAACGCCGCGCACCAGCCAAAGGCCCAGATCTAGGCGACGGTTTCGCACCACCAACTATCGCCAAGAAACGACCGCCGCTAAAAGACTCGGAAGACGCTTAA
- a CDS encoding DegV family protein codes for MENSSSNRIGIAVDSSCDLSPEFICKHGIEILPIYIHHADGTYQDDRNATAMADFYRGHSRSRYNTAQSEPLSVDDVTQIFEQHFLPKYDRVNVITINSRKSQVYNRVTEAAMINEPKFRDKSQRPTPFRIRMLDSYSMFSGHAVLVAEFAKLVHEKQESQAKAIARINALRDKVYGYIVPFDLSYMRERRNLRKGDHKISWLSYKLAETFGINPVIELHNGETHSFKKSKGYQGALKDLFEHAKSSILSGLATDTIVMSYGGLLEDIQNNPDLVEFRTFAKQKGVKTMLSMMSATAAVNVGPKAFSLAFAREEH; via the coding sequence ATGGAAAATTCAAGTTCTAACCGCATCGGAATTGCAGTTGACTCTAGTTGTGATTTATCACCGGAGTTTATATGTAAGCACGGCATAGAAATTTTGCCGATTTATATCCACCATGCCGACGGCACCTACCAAGATGACCGCAACGCCACAGCAATGGCAGACTTCTACCGAGGTCACTCGCGCAGCCGCTACAACACGGCGCAATCCGAGCCCCTTTCTGTCGACGACGTGACCCAAATCTTTGAACAGCACTTTTTACCCAAATACGATCGCGTCAATGTAATCACGATCAACAGCCGCAAGAGTCAGGTCTACAATCGGGTTACCGAAGCGGCGATGATTAACGAGCCGAAGTTTCGCGACAAAAGCCAGCGCCCAACGCCCTTTCGCATTCGCATGCTAGACAGTTACTCGATGTTTAGCGGTCACGCGGTATTGGTTGCCGAGTTCGCTAAACTCGTCCATGAAAAACAAGAATCACAAGCAAAGGCCATTGCCCGTATCAATGCACTGCGCGACAAGGTTTACGGCTACATTGTGCCATTCGACCTGTCCTACATGCGCGAACGCCGCAATCTGCGCAAAGGCGATCATAAAATTAGCTGGTTGTCTTACAAGCTTGCAGAAACTTTTGGCATCAACCCCGTGATCGAGTTGCACAATGGTGAAACCCACTCCTTTAAAAAGAGTAAAGGCTATCAGGGCGCACTCAAGGATTTGTTCGAGCACGCGAAGAGCTCAATCCTGTCTGGCTTAGCCACGGATACCATCGTCATGAGCTACGGCGGCTTGCTCGAAGACATCCAAAACAACCCGGACCTGGTTGAATTCAGAACCTTTGCCAAACAAAAAGGCGTGAAGACCATGCTTTCCATGATGTCGGCAACAGCTGCGGTGAACGTTGGCCCGAAAGCTTTCTCTCTCGCTTTCGCGCGCGAAGAACACTGA
- a CDS encoding chemotaxis protein CheX has translation MNSRLIQPFYNALEQVLLTMAQLESNPGATSVKSDATASGAVSGVIALESESLSGSMAISFSRELILDIFRRMLGQDPVNADDELCDLVGEITNMVTGAAKPGLVDIGINLDLSRPTTVSGANHRIEHLAQGPVLSQQLIAHTGLATLEVCLHQRAQ, from the coding sequence ATGAATAGTAGGTTGATTCAGCCATTTTACAACGCACTCGAGCAAGTGCTACTAACCATGGCGCAATTGGAATCCAACCCCGGTGCCACCTCGGTAAAAAGCGATGCCACTGCCAGCGGCGCCGTATCCGGCGTGATAGCGCTGGAGAGCGAATCCCTGTCGGGCAGCATGGCCATCAGTTTTTCGCGGGAGTTGATACTCGATATTTTCCGAAGGATGCTCGGCCAAGACCCCGTCAATGCGGACGACGAGCTGTGCGATCTGGTGGGCGAGATCACCAATATGGTGACCGGCGCGGCAAAACCTGGCTTAGTTGATATCGGCATCAATTTAGACCTAAGCCGCCCCACAACCGTTTCCGGTGCGAACCACAGGATCGAACATTTAGCCCAGGGCCCGGTGCTCAGCCAGCAATTAATTGCCCACACCGGTTTGGCAACCCTAGAGGTGTGCCTACACCAAAGAGCTCAATAA
- a CDS encoding response regulator transcription factor, whose amino-acid sequence MHSLLLVDDDQELCDLLASYLRAEGYQVCVRHTGLEAAEELAKNSYSLMVLDVMMPEMTGMELLKKLGGFNSTPILMLTAKGDPVDRILGLELGADDYLAKPCNPRELLARIRAILRRSEAAKKQVTETSNNTKSSRQVGEITLLPGNRSALYGETKLELTGAEYTVLELLVDSAGEVLSKDTLTEQALGRKLTAYDRSIDVHVSNIRKKIQQLGGHKDLIINIRGAGYMLTVESSQ is encoded by the coding sequence ATGCACTCACTGCTACTTGTCGACGACGACCAAGAACTTTGCGATCTGTTAGCCAGCTACCTGCGCGCCGAAGGCTATCAAGTTTGCGTGCGCCACACCGGCCTTGAAGCCGCCGAGGAGCTCGCCAAAAACAGCTATTCGCTGATGGTGCTTGATGTGATGATGCCGGAAATGACCGGTATGGAACTGTTAAAAAAATTGGGCGGCTTCAACAGCACGCCCATATTAATGCTGACTGCAAAGGGCGACCCGGTAGATCGCATTCTCGGCCTCGAACTGGGTGCCGATGACTATCTCGCCAAACCCTGTAACCCACGCGAACTTTTGGCTCGTATTCGCGCCATTCTGCGCCGAAGCGAAGCGGCCAAAAAGCAGGTGACTGAAACCAGCAACAATACCAAATCATCGCGGCAAGTCGGTGAGATAACACTTCTGCCCGGCAATAGAAGTGCGCTATATGGCGAGACTAAACTCGAATTAACCGGCGCCGAATACACAGTGCTAGAACTGCTGGTCGACAGTGCCGGTGAAGTACTGTCTAAAGACACCCTCACTGAACAGGCGCTGGGGCGCAAACTCACCGCCTATGATCGCTCTATCGATGTACACGTAAGTAACATCCGTAAAAAAATTCAACAGCTCGGTGGCCACAAGGATCTGATCATTAATATTCGCGGTGCGGGCTACATGCTAACGGTAGAGTCAAGCCAATGA
- a CDS encoding delta-class carbonic anhydrase, producing MKKVFIAGFVGAVLASGFASAEQAQHGKVVADDVIAAQRAALANNTEGKGFGPQSPRDIDAKAGKNARLFGAAPASTSMNLCNIHFHKNAEHKGGQFTEYAGNGDGKGYQSGYKYSGKLTAAELTPVAVEVCPSEHSTLFSGDTIEVHYVYSTAQVSPGPTLGACFNDAITNPQLRVETQVYVLVNDAKALDFGKLTQHEMKSGLHQATMIPRNTGKPVQYAGSTTGPDYNEKASPFQVTWSVRPKVAKVNIATVGQWCKGNSFKEDHAHGVRNLVINPDLLSKI from the coding sequence ATGAAAAAAGTATTCATTGCGGGTTTCGTTGGGGCAGTCTTGGCTTCTGGGTTTGCGTCTGCCGAGCAGGCACAGCACGGCAAGGTTGTAGCCGATGATGTGATAGCGGCGCAGCGTGCAGCACTGGCAAACAATACCGAGGGCAAAGGTTTCGGCCCGCAATCGCCGCGGGACATCGACGCCAAGGCAGGCAAAAACGCGCGCCTCTTTGGTGCGGCACCGGCCTCTACTTCAATGAACTTATGTAACATTCATTTTCATAAAAACGCCGAGCACAAAGGTGGGCAATTCACTGAGTATGCAGGTAATGGCGATGGTAAGGGGTATCAATCGGGTTATAAATATAGCGGCAAATTAACCGCGGCAGAATTAACACCGGTTGCGGTGGAGGTTTGCCCGAGCGAGCACAGCACCTTGTTCTCGGGTGATACCATTGAAGTACATTACGTTTATTCCACCGCGCAAGTGAGTCCCGGGCCAACCTTGGGTGCCTGTTTTAATGATGCTATTACCAATCCACAGCTACGGGTAGAGACGCAAGTTTATGTGTTGGTGAATGATGCAAAAGCATTAGATTTCGGCAAGCTTACCCAGCACGAAATGAAGAGTGGCTTACACCAAGCAACCATGATCCCACGCAATACTGGCAAACCCGTGCAATATGCTGGCTCTACTACTGGGCCTGATTACAATGAAAAGGCATCGCCCTTCCAAGTGACTTGGAGCGTTCGGCCAAAAGTGGCGAAGGTAAATATTGCGACGGTAGGGCAGTGGTGCAAGGGCAATAGCTTTAAAGAAGATCATGCCCACGGGGTGCGAAACTTGGTGATCAACCCTGATTTACTGTCAAAAATTTAA
- a CDS encoding ATP-binding protein, whose amino-acid sequence MIKLFWRAFLGFWLATTLIVVGTALVIHEMEPNGFPRPPKSRIFNQDPQAMRLLQIATRDAVNSTQPEFTQQLKSMPFWMQRSIFAVNAQGQELLGRTPPKAVSTLVEKLDQRRPFKRLERDHRHYFGRLIQLQDGSTIRLVVLSSDEKKNIFLQLFLMNFWPILLIAILISGTLCFFLARNLSRPIEALKTATQKIAAGELNYRVGPIMGNRKDELGSLAADFDQMSERLESAMNAQQRLIKDVSHELRSPLMRLQFALGLAQQKTGGEASEDITKARLAADYLNNIISDILSIPINTQEPWPLEDSIDLEALLKNILEELQPAFGKKQVQLQFNSQPQEPMLVATRGNILLGVLDNILSNALRHAPEQSGIQVDLRQTDHDWVIDVRDQGLGVSSAQLEEIFAPFYRTDEARDRMRGGVGLGLSIAKRTIALHKGSIRALHNQPTGLHIEIKLPILR is encoded by the coding sequence ATGATCAAATTATTTTGGCGTGCATTTTTAGGTTTCTGGCTTGCTACCACACTGATCGTTGTGGGCACCGCTCTGGTCATACATGAGATGGAACCGAATGGTTTTCCGCGCCCGCCCAAATCACGGATATTCAATCAAGACCCACAAGCTATGCGGCTATTGCAAATCGCAACCCGCGACGCCGTTAACAGCACCCAGCCCGAATTTACCCAACAGTTAAAGTCCATGCCTTTCTGGATGCAAAGATCCATCTTTGCGGTAAATGCACAGGGCCAAGAACTACTCGGCCGGACACCGCCAAAAGCAGTCAGCACCCTGGTAGAAAAACTAGATCAACGCCGGCCTTTTAAGCGCCTAGAACGCGATCATCGGCACTACTTCGGGCGCCTCATACAACTGCAAGACGGCAGCACCATTCGGCTAGTGGTGCTCTCGTCCGACGAAAAGAAAAACATTTTTTTACAATTATTTCTGATGAATTTCTGGCCGATTTTATTAATCGCCATCCTCATTAGTGGCACTTTGTGCTTTTTCTTGGCGCGCAACCTGTCTCGCCCAATCGAAGCACTCAAAACTGCCACACAAAAAATTGCCGCCGGCGAGCTCAATTATCGGGTCGGCCCCATCATGGGCAACAGGAAAGATGAACTCGGTAGCCTCGCGGCCGACTTTGACCAAATGTCTGAACGCTTAGAGAGTGCGATGAATGCGCAACAACGGTTAATTAAAGATGTATCGCACGAACTGCGCTCACCGCTCATGCGACTTCAGTTTGCCCTCGGCCTAGCCCAGCAAAAAACCGGCGGCGAAGCCTCGGAAGATATCACCAAAGCCCGGCTTGCCGCCGATTACTTGAACAATATTATCTCCGATATTCTATCCATCCCCATCAATACCCAAGAGCCCTGGCCGCTCGAAGACTCCATCGATTTAGAAGCGCTATTAAAAAATATTTTGGAAGAGCTACAACCAGCCTTTGGCAAAAAGCAAGTTCAGCTGCAGTTCAATAGTCAACCCCAAGAGCCCATGCTGGTAGCGACCCGCGGCAACATTTTACTCGGCGTTTTAGATAACATTTTAAGCAACGCCCTACGCCATGCACCGGAGCAATCTGGTATTCAAGTGGATCTTAGGCAAACCGATCACGATTGGGTTATCGATGTGCGCGATCAAGGCCTAGGCGTTAGCAGCGCGCAACTTGAAGAAATTTTTGCGCCTTTTTATCGCACCGACGAAGCCCGCGATCGCATGCGTGGCGGCGTAGGTTTAGGGCTTAGTATCGCCAAGCGCACCATCGCCCTGCACAAGGGCAGCATTCGCGCGCTACACAACCAGCCCACTGGCCTACATATTGAAATCAAGTTGCCTATTCTGCGCTAA
- a CDS encoding ABC transporter transmembrane domain-containing protein: MAIGTFARFYLVSWLGERVTADIRTQVFDHLVHLHPSYFETNKSGEIMSRLTTDTTLLQTIIGSSLSMALRSSLTFTGALILLLITNLKLTAMVMLCVPLVIVPLLYFGRKVRTLSRQSQDSIADVGTYAGEIIRQIKTVQSYTREETEQKAFAREVETAFNIAKSRVKQRSVLIAAVIVMVSAPSPPCSGLAALMCWKAA, from the coding sequence ATGGCCATCGGCACCTTCGCGCGTTTTTATTTGGTCTCTTGGCTGGGCGAACGGGTGACTGCCGATATTCGCACCCAGGTATTCGATCATCTGGTGCACTTACACCCCAGCTACTTCGAGACCAACAAAAGTGGCGAGATTATGTCCCGTCTCACCACCGACACCACCTTGCTGCAAACCATCATCGGCTCCTCCCTGTCCATGGCCCTGCGCTCCAGCCTTACCTTTACCGGCGCGCTCATCCTATTGCTCATCACCAACCTAAAACTCACCGCCATGGTGATGCTGTGCGTGCCACTGGTGATCGTGCCGCTGCTCTACTTCGGCCGCAAAGTGCGCACCCTGTCGCGGCAGAGCCAAGACTCTATCGCCGATGTGGGCACCTACGCCGGCGAGATCATTCGCCAAATTAAAACCGTGCAGAGCTACACGCGCGAAGAAACCGAGCAAAAAGCCTTTGCCCGAGAAGTGGAAACCGCTTTTAACATCGCTAAATCACGGGTAAAACAGCGCTCGGTGTTAATTGCCGCCGTCATCGTGATGGTTTCGGCGCCCTCTCCACCATGCTCTGGGTTGGCGGCACTGATGTGTTGGAAGGCCGCATGA
- a CDS encoding glutathione S-transferase family protein, giving the protein MRIFETKTAPNARRVRMFLAEKSLLSTVEFEQVDIQSGENLTEAYKQKNVTTKIPVLELDDGTYIGESMAICRYFEALHPEPALFGRAPKEQAIIEMWQRRAEFYLFLPVGMCFQHTTGYFKDRMKPIAEYGEDCGRQALAFMESLNTHLASSDYLAGDSFSVADITALCAVDFARVVKLRAAPEWQHLQRWHQAVSARPSASC; this is encoded by the coding sequence ATGCGTATTTTTGAAACCAAAACCGCACCCAATGCCCGTCGAGTGCGGATGTTTTTGGCCGAGAAATCGCTATTGTCAACGGTTGAGTTTGAACAGGTTGATATTCAATCCGGTGAAAATTTAACCGAGGCCTATAAGCAAAAAAATGTTACCACGAAAATACCGGTGCTCGAATTGGATGACGGCACCTACATCGGGGAATCGATGGCGATTTGCCGCTATTTTGAAGCGCTGCATCCAGAGCCGGCGTTGTTTGGACGCGCGCCTAAAGAGCAAGCCATTATCGAAATGTGGCAGCGCCGCGCAGAGTTCTATTTATTTCTGCCGGTGGGCATGTGTTTTCAACACACCACGGGTTATTTTAAAGATCGTATGAAGCCGATAGCGGAGTATGGCGAAGACTGTGGCCGCCAAGCCTTGGCTTTTATGGAAAGCTTGAATACGCACTTGGCAAGCTCGGACTACCTTGCTGGCGACAGTTTTTCTGTCGCCGATATCACGGCCCTATGCGCAGTGGATTTTGCCCGTGTTGTGAAGCTGCGAGCAGCGCCTGAGTGGCAGCATTTACAGCGCTGGCATCAAGCTGTGAGTGCGCGCCCGAGTGCCAGTTGTTAG
- a CDS encoding Spy/CpxP family protein refolding chaperone, translated as MKSFKSLVKPACAIILTLGMISPLVVFAKDNHCNAHPHHLGAQPQQFKKLAKKLDLSDEQKVQVQALAEQIKSAREADKGKVKAQREAFRNLVESNASEAELKAQADQMVAGMSQHMVQASLNMRAFRAILTPEQLAKMDAMKAERDAKRDAKRKKAEERRGEKE; from the coding sequence ATGAAATCGTTTAAGTCCTTAGTAAAGCCCGCGTGCGCAATAATTCTGACACTTGGCATGATCTCTCCTTTGGTCGTGTTCGCGAAAGATAATCATTGCAACGCTCACCCTCATCACCTAGGTGCGCAGCCCCAGCAGTTTAAGAAATTAGCTAAAAAGCTAGATCTATCTGACGAACAAAAAGTGCAAGTTCAGGCCTTGGCCGAGCAGATAAAGTCGGCGCGGGAAGCCGATAAAGGCAAGGTAAAGGCGCAGCGCGAAGCCTTCCGTAATCTGGTGGAGTCAAATGCCAGTGAGGCCGAACTTAAAGCCCAAGCCGATCAAATGGTGGCCGGTATGAGCCAGCATATGGTACAAGCTAGCTTAAATATGCGCGCCTTCAGGGCCATTCTAACGCCCGAGCAGTTGGCTAAAATGGATGCCATGAAAGCTGAGCGCGACGCTAAACGCGATGCCAAGCGCAAGAAAGCCGAAGAGAGGCGTGGTGAGAAAGAGTAA
- a CDS encoding MBL fold metallo-hydrolase: MYITKALKFISCAAVLLLGAQTQAHDKTPEVTIEAIPVAEGIYMLTGSGGNMGLSVGDDGAFLIDDQFAPLTDKIQAKIATLSDQQVKFLINTHWHFDHTGGNENFGKRDAIIVAHHNVRTRLEAGGVIEAFKKEVPPAPSVALPVITFEESLSFHFNGETIHVEHPAPAHTDGDAIVFFDKANVVHMGDTYFNGFYPFIDASSGGSVLGVIQAVDSVLKKIDGKTKIIPGHGKLSNKAELQAYHDMLAAVYAEVKKLKAKGMSVEAVVAAKPTAKFDAKWGAGFLAPDVWVALVYGAM; the protein is encoded by the coding sequence ATGTACATCACTAAGGCTTTAAAATTCATCTCCTGCGCAGCGGTACTATTGCTGGGTGCGCAAACGCAGGCGCACGATAAAACCCCGGAAGTAACCATTGAGGCTATTCCTGTTGCCGAGGGTATCTACATGCTTACGGGCTCAGGCGGTAACATGGGCTTAAGTGTGGGCGATGACGGTGCCTTTTTGATCGATGATCAGTTCGCGCCATTAACCGATAAAATTCAAGCCAAAATAGCGACCTTGTCGGACCAGCAGGTTAAGTTTTTAATTAACACCCACTGGCATTTTGACCACACAGGCGGCAATGAAAATTTTGGCAAGCGCGATGCCATTATCGTTGCCCATCACAATGTGCGCACCCGTCTTGAAGCCGGTGGCGTGATCGAGGCCTTTAAAAAAGAAGTGCCGCCAGCGCCCAGCGTTGCGCTGCCCGTGATCACATTTGAGGAGTCGTTAAGTTTTCATTTCAATGGCGAGACCATTCACGTAGAACATCCGGCACCCGCCCATACCGATGGCGATGCCATTGTGTTTTTTGACAAGGCCAATGTGGTGCACATGGGCGACACCTATTTTAACGGTTTCTACCCTTTCATCGACGCCAGCAGTGGCGGCAGTGTGTTGGGTGTCATTCAGGCGGTCGACAGTGTGCTAAAAAAAATTGACGGCAAAACCAAAATTATTCCCGGTCACGGCAAGCTAAGTAATAAAGCGGAGTTGCAGGCCTATCACGATATGTTGGCGGCCGTGTATGCCGAGGTGAAAAAACTAAAGGCTAAAGGGATGTCTGTGGAAGCAGTGGTTGCCGCTAAACCCACCGCGAAGTTTGACGCCAAATGGGGCGCCGGCTTCTTGGCTCCCGATGTTTGGGTGGCTTTGGTCTACGGAGCGATGTAA
- a CDS encoding OadG family protein produces MQQEIIQQGADLMLYGMGTVFTFLTLLVIITGIMSSLVTRFFPEAEKPVAPVPVPVGQVDARTLAVIKAAIEQHRKR; encoded by the coding sequence ATGCAACAAGAGATTATTCAGCAAGGCGCAGATCTCATGCTCTACGGCATGGGTACTGTTTTCACGTTTTTGACTTTGCTGGTCATTATTACTGGCATTATGTCGAGCCTAGTGACGCGCTTTTTCCCCGAGGCCGAAAAGCCCGTGGCACCAGTGCCAGTGCCTGTTGGACAGGTTGATGCGCGCACCTTGGCGGTTATCAAGGCCGCTATCGAGCAGCATCGCAAGCGTTAA
- a CDS encoding tRNA dihydrouridine synthase, which translates to MPLIALAPMEGVVDYQLRDLLTSLGGIDSCVTEFIRVTDTRLPPRVFTRLCPELINLAPNHIARTPNGTPVAVQLLGGNPELLAFSGARAASMGAAAIDINFGCPAKTVNRHDGGACLLQTPERIYNIVKAMREAVPTATPVSAKIRLGFNDRSRYLDIAQAAADAGADRLTVHARSKVDGYKPPAYWDCVGEINAALAIPVVVNGDIWSVADYLRARAESGCEDVMLGRGLLSCPDLAAQIKAHVNHEDYQPLSWPQVLQLLFSHYQAGKQLFPKKYLGDRLKQWLAHLKRHYPAPQVFFNHIKTLREEPATGRGVLLRPT; encoded by the coding sequence ATGCCGCTTATTGCTCTTGCACCGATGGAAGGCGTTGTCGACTACCAACTCAGGGATCTTCTCACTAGCTTAGGGGGCATTGATAGCTGTGTGACGGAATTTATTCGCGTTACCGATACCCGCCTACCACCCAGAGTCTTCACCCGGCTGTGCCCAGAGCTGATTAACCTAGCACCCAATCACATAGCGCGCACGCCCAACGGCACCCCAGTGGCGGTGCAATTACTCGGCGGCAACCCGGAATTACTGGCCTTTAGTGGCGCCCGCGCGGCAAGCATGGGCGCCGCCGCCATCGACATTAACTTTGGCTGCCCGGCGAAAACCGTCAATCGGCACGACGGCGGTGCCTGTTTACTGCAAACCCCCGAGCGCATTTACAACATCGTCAAGGCCATGCGCGAAGCCGTGCCTACAGCCACGCCCGTGAGCGCCAAGATTCGCCTCGGCTTTAACGACCGCAGCCGCTATTTAGACATAGCCCAGGCGGCCGCCGACGCCGGCGCCGACCGCCTGACGGTGCACGCACGCAGCAAAGTGGACGGCTATAAACCACCGGCCTACTGGGACTGTGTCGGCGAGATCAATGCCGCCTTGGCGATTCCCGTGGTGGTGAACGGCGACATCTGGTCTGTTGCCGATTACTTACGCGCCCGCGCCGAAAGCGGCTGTGAGGACGTCATGCTCGGCCGCGGCCTGCTATCTTGCCCAGACCTCGCCGCGCAAATCAAAGCCCACGTCAACCACGAAGACTACCAGCCCTTATCCTGGCCACAGGTGCTGCAGCTCCTTTTCAGTCACTACCAAGCCGGCAAGCAACTATTCCCGAAGAAATACCTCGGCGACCGGCTAAAACAATGGCTGGCCCACCTAAAGCGCCACTACCCGGCGCCCCAAGTGTTTTTCAATCACATCAAAACCCTGCGCGAAGAGCCCGCAACTGGACGCGGCGTTCTTTTACGCCCTACCTGA